A genomic window from candidate division KSB1 bacterium includes:
- the guaB gene encoding IMP dehydrogenase has product MNKIIGEALTFDDVLLIPQESNVLPRDVDVSTRLTREIKLNIPLVSAAMDTVTEARMAIALAREGGLGVIHKNLPIARQAGEVDQVKRSESGMINNPITLTPDKSIREALELMRRYRISGIPIVENTPSGEKLVGILTNRDLRFETNLDQRLSEVMTRENLITAPVGTTLEEAERKLQKHRIEKLLIVDDKGRLKGLITVKDIQKKKTHPNAAKDEQGRLRVGAAVGVAKDTLERAAALVQAEVDVLVVDTAHGHSRGVIKTVQQLRQAFPKIQLIAGNVATEEGALALITAGVDAVKVGIGPGSICTTRVVAGVGVPQITAIMECVKACRRHDVPLIADGGIKQTGDVAKAIAAGADTVMMGNMFAGTEESPGEMIYLEGRSFKVYRAMGSLAAMRQGSSDRYFQEGETNLKKLVPEGIEGRVPYRGKISDIVYQIIGGLRAAMGYVGAANIAELKSKARFLQITTAGLRESHPHDVIITHEAPNYKVHGS; this is encoded by the coding sequence ATGAATAAAATTATCGGCGAAGCCCTCACGTTTGACGACGTCCTGTTGATTCCGCAAGAATCCAACGTGTTGCCGCGCGACGTGGACGTCTCGACGCGATTGACCCGCGAAATCAAATTGAACATTCCCCTGGTCAGCGCGGCGATGGACACCGTGACCGAAGCGCGCATGGCGATTGCGCTGGCGCGCGAAGGCGGTCTCGGCGTCATTCACAAAAACCTGCCGATCGCGCGGCAGGCCGGCGAAGTCGATCAAGTCAAGCGCTCGGAAAGCGGCATGATCAACAACCCGATCACGCTCACACCCGACAAATCCATTCGCGAGGCGCTGGAGTTGATGCGGCGCTATCGCATCTCCGGCATTCCGATTGTGGAAAATACGCCGAGCGGAGAAAAGCTCGTCGGCATTTTGACCAACCGCGATCTGCGGTTTGAAACCAATCTTGATCAGCGTCTCAGCGAGGTGATGACGCGGGAAAATTTGATTACCGCGCCGGTCGGCACCACGCTCGAGGAAGCCGAACGCAAGCTGCAAAAACACCGCATTGAAAAACTGCTGATCGTCGATGACAAAGGCCGGTTGAAAGGCTTGATCACGGTCAAAGACATTCAGAAAAAGAAAACGCATCCCAACGCCGCGAAGGACGAACAAGGTCGCTTGCGCGTTGGCGCTGCCGTCGGCGTGGCAAAGGACACGCTGGAACGCGCGGCGGCTCTCGTGCAAGCCGAGGTCGATGTGCTCGTCGTCGACACGGCGCACGGCCATTCGCGAGGCGTGATCAAAACCGTGCAGCAGTTGCGCCAGGCTTTTCCCAAAATTCAGCTCATCGCCGGCAATGTGGCAACGGAGGAGGGCGCGCTGGCGCTGATCACGGCTGGCGTGGACGCGGTGAAAGTCGGCATCGGCCCCGGCTCGATTTGCACGACACGCGTCGTCGCCGGCGTCGGCGTGCCGCAGATCACGGCAATCATGGAATGCGTCAAAGCCTGCCGGCGCCACGACGTGCCGTTGATTGCCGACGGCGGCATCAAACAAACCGGCGACGTGGCAAAGGCGATAGCCGCCGGTGCTGATACGGTGATGATGGGCAACATGTTTGCCGGCACGGAAGAAAGTCCCGGCGAGATGATTTATCTCGAAGGCCGCAGCTTCAAAGTTTATCGTGCCATGGGCTCGCTGGCGGCGATGAGGCAAGGCAGCAGCGACCGCTATTTTCAGGAGGGTGAAACCAATCTCAAAAAACTGGTGCCGGAGGGCATCGAGGGGCGGGTGCCGTATCGTGGCAAAATTTCCGACATCGTTTATCAAATCATCGGTGGCCTGCGCGCGGCCATGGGTTACGTCGGCGCCGCCAACATCGCCGAATTGAAATCCAAAGCGCGCTTTCTCCAAATCACCACCGCCGGCTTGCGCGAAAGCCATCCGCACGACGTCATCATCACCCACGAAGCGCCGAATTACAAGGTGCATGGAAGTTGA